The following proteins come from a genomic window of Anopheles ziemanni chromosome 3, idAnoZiCoDA_A2_x.2, whole genome shotgun sequence:
- the LOC131288624 gene encoding uncharacterized protein LOC131288624, which produces MSSPKSNSSKGSIRDEDLSTESVEVLRERLNTMKRLIAERQNSTSGSGSELWNPHSRSTSCSGIIDGNFLSVAFGGALIVILSVSVYAFYNLYHAVLKKFPSQHTEL; this is translated from the exons ATGTCGTCCCCAAAATCCAACAGTTCCAAGGGCAGCATCCGTGACG AAGATCTTTCCACGGAATCGGTGGAGGTGCTTCGCGAAAGACTGAACACCATGAAGCGGCTAATTGCCGAACGGCAAAACAGCACCAGTGGTTCCGGCTCAGAATTGTGGAATCCGCATAGCCGATCGACGAGTTGCAGCGGTATAATTGATGGCAACTTTTTGAGCGTAGCATTTGGCGGCGCCCTGATTGTAATTCTTTCTGTGTCCGTTTATGCGTTTTACAACCTGTACCATGCGGTGCTGAAGAAGTTTCCTTCGCAGCACACGGAGTTGTAA
- the LOC131286363 gene encoding SH3 domain-containing protein 19: protein MCDILAAISYGYGHHHHNERPRKKVKINMTIPSRPAPPPPQRSAAPPSRYAPITDWDFCAFDSGAGNEASSNRTLTRANQQQQAQHHNVKAKKPPPPRPPPPKLSVAPAAPLKKPGQPQSINILSSLFGQKRSSNGAAANVGKSGGGSALSLTKSGSSAPPVKLLPPPASVGSAKGMSKQHHHLSQWTPPTHNSSSTIGGGHGQQTSSTTTVATAELISFDSPPSSPTFTQKSCSDCISVDSFSSDSNYSSPHNGNMSQAESGFEDDFVSSNRVGSCIPWVEPSFDPFDVGSTSNSRRAPSAPPPGIYASVPLSSSSTAQIRTPLVNSKLQKSDFIDPLCNGRSVLSKVPTVSMPTIIKPPGSASGSQKSTPSHSVSTLASSRGTLQPSAPKPNVAAANGSIQHGLDEDLITGGTSVFDSPPSPPMPCVPPPPPPSFGEYKEEAYGIALYDFEGETMEDLSFKTNEKIYLLSRLNEEWYMGRDRRGLEGMFPVNYVEVKVPLSTEQPQQQDESVPTAKAGTQKVRALYQFTAETADDLTIMEHDMVTVLYQITPEWLYGEINGRRGQFPANYIEYVPKNLQQMPV, encoded by the exons ATGTGTGACATTCTAGCTGCTATTTCATATGGTTATGGCCATCATCACCATAACGAGCGGCCaagaaaaaaggtgaaaat AAATATGACTATTCCGTCGAGACCAGCACCTCCTCCACCGCAGCGAAGCGCAGCCCCTCCATCGCGGTACGCTCCGATTACGGATTGGGATTTTTGCGCATTCGATTCCGGTGCTGGCaacgaagcatcatcaaatcGAACGTTAACCAGAGCtaaccagcagcaacaagcgCAGCATCACAATGTTAAGGCGAAAAAGCCGCCGCCCCCGCGACCTCCGCCACCCAAATTGTCGGTAGCCCCCGCTGCCCCACTAAAGAAACCCGGTCAGCCTCAATCGATCAACATCCTATCCAGTCTCTTTGGCCAGAAACGGTCCTCCAATGGGGCGGCTGCAAACGTCGGCAAATCAGGTGGCGGCAGTGCGCTTTCGCTGACGAAATCGGGTTCAAGTGCTCCACCGGTAAAATTACTGCCACCTCCGGCATCGGTTGGCTCAGCGAAGGGTATGTCCAAACAGCACCATCATTTAAGCCAATGGACTCCACCAACAcataacagcagcagcaccatcggAGGCGGCCATGGGCAACAAACTTCGAGTACCACGACAGTAGCCACGGCCGAGCTAATTAGTTTCGATTCTCCACCGAGCTCTCCTACTTTTACGCAAAAGTCCTGCAGCGATTGCATCAGCGTGGATAGTTTTAGTTCTGATTCAAACTATTCATCGCCCCACAATGGAAATATGTCTCAGGCAGAGAGCGGCTTTGAGGATGATTTCGTGAGCAGCAATCGAGTAGGTTCGTGCATACCGTGGGTCGAACCTTCGTTCGATCCATTCGATGTCGGTTCGACGTCCAACTCCCGGCGGGCTCCTTCGGCACCGCCACCGGGCATTTATGCTTCGGTGCCACTTTCTTCGTCATCGACAGCCCAGATTCGTACACCGCTGGTAAATAGCAAGCTACAGAAATCGGATTTCATCGATCCGTTGTGTAACGGGCGCAGCGTCCTTTCGAAAGTACCAACCGTTTCGATGCCAACTATCATTAAGCCACCCGGCAGTGCTTCGGGAAGCCAAAAGTCCACTCCGTCCCATTCCGTTTCCACTTTGGCGAGTTCACGTGGCACGCTACAACCGTCCGCTCCGAAACCAAATGTAGCAGCGGCAAACGGATCTATACAGCATGGTCTAGACGAGGATCTTATCACAGGAGGGACATCCGTGTTTGATTCGCCACCGTCTCCACCGATGCCGTGCGTTCCGCCTCCGCCACCTCCTTCATTTGGCGAGTACAAGGAAGAAGCGTATGGCATTGCGTTGTACGACTTTGAGGGTGAAACGATGGAGGATCTTAGTTTTAAG ACGAACGAGAAAATTTATCTTCTGAGCCGATTAAACGAGGAATGGTATATGGGTCGTGACCGCAGAGGCCTTGAAGGAATGTTTCCTGTTAACTACGTCGAAGTTAAGGTTCCTCTTTCTACTGAACAGCCACAACAACAGGATGAATCAGTGCCAACGGCGAAAGCCGGCACGCAAAAGGTGCGTGCACTGTACCAATTTACGGCGGAAACAGCGGACGATCTTACAATTATG GAGCATGACATGGTGACCGTGCTTTATCAAATCACACCGGAGTGGTTGTACGGAGAAATCAACGGTCGAAGGGGACAATTTCCCGCCAATTATATCGAATATGTGCCtaaaaatttacaacaaatGCCTGTTTGA
- the LOC131289132 gene encoding zinc metalloproteinase nas-4, producing the protein MKLVLLLLAVSSCRSEVVAIERSYFESYLREPPPPTQKDSEKHGGGKNALSLEYYKWPNGIVPFLFSHGFSVNEQAIILDAINVLQQQTCVYFIPKTPDQREHIRFVKSDWGCGSSIGYRRGQVEPLDVTLDDFCLELPGAVQHELLHVLGLFHEHTRPDRDDYVEVLWENIEPAYRHNFAKGSWDYMESFGLPYDYGSVMHYPSYAYAKAGASVTMVSRINSSAPLGQTDGASFYDLQKIRYMYPCP; encoded by the exons ATGAAGTTAGTTTTACTCTTGTTGGCGGTATCCTCGTGCCGATCCGAAGTAGTAGCGATCGAGCGCAGTTACTTTGAAAGTTATCTTAGGGAGCCTCCACCACCGACGCAGAAGGATTCCGAAAAGCATGGCGGTGGCAAGAATGCGCTTAGTTTGGAATATTACAAATGGCCGAATGGAATAGTGCCGTTTTTGTTCAGTCATGGCTTCA GTGTAAACGAGCAAGCTATCATTCTGGATGCGATAAACGTACTTCAACAGCAAACTTGTGTTTACTTCATCCCGAAGACGCCGGATCAGAGGGAACACATTCGTTTCGTAAAGTCGGATTGGGGCTGTGGTTCATCGATCGGGTATCGGCGAGGTCAAGTCGAACCACTGGATGTGACGCTGGACGACTTCTGTCTCGAACTCCCGGGAGCTGTCCAGCATGAGCTGCTGCATGTTCTGGGTCTATTTCACGAGCATACTCGACCAGATAGGGACGATTACGTCGAGGTGTTGTGGGAAAACATAGAGCCAG CTTACCGACATAACTTTGCCAAGGGCTCCTGGGATTACATGGAGTCTTTTGGTCTACCGTACGACTACGGTAGCGTTATGCACTATCCAAGCTATGCGTATGCGAAAGCAGGGGCGTCCGTTACCATGGTATCGCGCATAAACAGCAGTGCACCGCTTGGTCAAACTGATGGGGCAAGCTTTTACGATCTGCAAAAAATTCGCTACATGTATCCTTGTCCGTAA
- the LOC131290064 gene encoding VPS35 endosomal protein sorting factor-like: MSAEWICVERLQDECRRYLDRFKVFDHPLKQSTITVLESRGTRGKVTVPANSNPPNSIIPTTVTAATLSLDPLSIAFDGSDPLSQFAKQQETSLGKDPLSRMAAEMEDTVPVGKTVAGTGSTGTGKSKEPSNLLELDLIEPWAARRGAILNKYTTSEKLSIVTSFLTGGETIKPQTTMSEKVKYRLEQLDDFEDGSVRQMLDLSQQEYVIKIEQLNHELVLAWNQDQRVKALKIAIQCSKLLSDTSVIQFYPSKFVLITDILDIFGRLVYDRLRTKAEYVHPGTREMTALPENFTPEMVPESAKETCQNWFYKIASIRELLPRLYVEIAILRCYSFLAKDEFGQALRRLSKMIRGIGDPLVAIYARCYLCRVGMGLTLDRTYIRENLDDVLMVYHTIFNGGIRSEIARHRITLSGYISLYLPALDWILQGVAIMTTDGQLDAILQRCTEKKNPALLLQSIMQSFRSDFIASRAAQLVQILSSISVEGLSRGQLLRLLGSIISHTPPPVEQRATVLASAWTTISALGNVEEYIQCAEMWAQYTSQHFGLKEIDSFMGDILHHMSPNRVYEQHYHELQVIVDKIVSNANDINGILALDNFLPLLDLFQKESIKLEVCKNILTSYRNASVSDTIIINDPVVTNALMYISRVLNDSVNALTGEDERRQISSLICHFIRKVDFGRDFEQQLAFYVEARSVLSNLDSALSTLIHSVNRLATSTRRIIKGQHTPKTAAFVKACAAYCFITIPSIIDVQTRMELYLQSGQVALLNVCLQQADSCFEAALNLIPEVPRTVQIDGKTQSSESFLKAYVINFLSTLVIVPDNPTQGVLYLLRLLLEVVPKYTFEPGSNTLSTIYLHVLDFLSVAAQEVYPYHIVNVISNDELYGSDPKFIAEVNELCCDVCDKLLQQLKQLLDSNAVRAQSKLALDLFVKIITGADLTVEKMFTLTYNLWNLAVKNRNVLEPNQLQNVLSYTEHLATVTKVETQHQCLLVLLEKMKSRM, from the exons ATGTCTGCGGAATG GATCTGTGTCGAACGCTTGCAGGACGAATGTCGGCGTTATCTCGATCGGTTCAAAGTATTTGACCATCCGCTTAAGCAGTCGACGATAACG GTTCTGGAAAGTCGCGGAACTCGAGGCAAAGTAACAGTGCCCGCAAATAGCAACCCTCCCAACAGTATCATCCCGACCACGGTAACAGCCGCTACACTATCACTGGATCCGCTTAGCATAGCTTTCGACGGGTCTGATCCGTTGAGCCAGTTTGCGAAACAACAAGAGACTTCACTAGGCAAAGATCCACTTTCAAGGATGGCAGCAGAGATGGAAGACACGGTTCCTGTGGGGAAGACGGTAGCGGGCACAGGAAGCACCGGTACCGGCAAATCCAAAGAACCCTCAAACCTGCTAGAACTGGATCTCATTGAACCCTGGGCTGCACGTCGAGGAGCTATACTAAACAAATATACAACCTCTGAGAAGCTGTCGATCGTGACGAGCTTCCTTACGGGCGGCGAAACCATCAAACCACAAACGACAATGTCGGAGAAAGTCAAATATCGATTGGAACAACTGGATGACTTCGAAGACGGATCCGTGCGACAAATGCTCGACCTGTCACAGCAGGAATACGTGATCAAGATCGAACAGCTGAACCACGAGCTTGTTCTGGCCTGGAACCAGGATCAGCGCGTGAAAGCACTCAAGATTGCGATTCAATGCTCAAAGCTGCTTTCCGACACGTCCGTCATCCAGTTCTACCCGTCGAAGTTTGTCCTCATCACCGACATTCTCGATATTTTCGGCCGTCTCGTGTACGATCGTCTGCGTACGAAGGCTGAGTATGTGCACCCGGGTACGCGCGAGATGACGGCACTCCCGGAAAATTTCACCCCAGAAATGGTGCCGGAATCGGCCAAGGAAACGTGCCAGAATTGGTTCTACAAAATAGCATCCATACGTGAGCTGCTGCCGAGGTTGTACGTCGAGATAGCCATATTGCGTTGCTACAGCTTTCTAGCTAAGGACGAGTTTGGTCAGGCCCTGCGCCGTCTTTCGAAGATGATCCGAGGTATAGGGGATCCGCTCGTAGCCATTTACGCCCGCTGCTACCTATGCCGTGTTGGAATGGGACTCACGCTCGATCGCACCTATATTCGGGAAAACCTAGACGATGTGCTTATGGTTTACCACACGATTTTCAATGGCGGTATCCGGTCAGAAATCGCACGGCATCGAATCACACTGAGTGGATACATTTCCCTCTACCTTCCTGCCCTCGATTGGATCCTGCAAGGTGTTGCCATAATGACTACGGACGGTCAGCTCGACGCGATTCTGCAGCGCTGtacagagaagaaaaaccctGCCCTTTTGCTGCAATCCATAATGCAATCGTTTCGCTCGGATTTTATTGCCTCCCGTGCAGCCCAACTGGTGCAGATTCTCTCTTCCATTTCGGTAGAGGGTCTTTCCCGGGGACAATTGCTTCGACTGTTGGGCAGCATCATCAGTCATACGCCACCGCCAGTTGAACAACGAGCGACCGTACTCGCCAGTGCGTGGACAACGATCAGCGCGTTAGGAAACGTGGAGGAGTATATTCAGTGTGCAGAAATGTGGGCCCAGTATACAAGTCAGCATTTTGGG ttAAAAGAAATCGATTCCTTCATGGGGGACATTCTTCATCACATGTCGCCGAACCGCGTTTATGAGCAACACTATCACGAACTGCAAGTAATAGTGGATAAAATTGTCTCGAACGCCAACGACATCAATGGTATTCTTGCGCTG GACAATTTTCTCCCCTTACTGGATCTGTTCCAAAAGGAATCTATCAAGCTGGAGGTTTGCAAAAACATTCTCACAAGCTACCGGAATGCCTCCGTCAGCGATACGATAATAATTAACGATCCGGTAGTCACAAACGCGCTCATGTACATCAGTCGGGTTTTGAACGATTCGGTGAA CGCGCTTACTGGCGAAGATGAACGGAGGCAAATAAGCTCCCTCATATGTCACTTTATTCGTAAGGTGGACTTTGGACGCGACTTTGAGCAACAGCTTGCGTTTTACGTCGAGGCTCGTTCCGTTCTTTCGAATCTCGATTCGGCACTTTCCACCCTCATCCATTCCGTCAACCGGTTGGCGACGAGCACTCGGCGCATTATTAAGGGACAGCATACGCCAAAGACGGCCGCTTTCGTAAAGGCATGCGCAGCCTACTGTTTCATCACAATTCCATCCATCATCGACGTGCAAACCCGGATGGAGCTTTACCTGCAGTCGGGACAGGTTGCATTGCTAAACGTATGCTTACAGCAGGCCGATTCGTGCTTCGAGGCTGCACTCAATCTCATTCCGGAAGTCCCGCGCACGGTACAAATCGATGGGAAAACGCAGTCGTCGGAAAGTTTCCTCAAGGCGTACGTGATCAACTTTCTTTCCACGCTCGTCATTGTGCCG GATAATCCAACGCAGGGTGTGCTCTATCTGCTTCGTCTTCTGCTCGAGGTAGTGCCAAAGTATACGTTCGAGCCAGGCTCAAACACGCTGTCCACCATTTATCTGCACGTGCTCGACTTTCTTTCCGTTGCCGCGCAGGAAGTTTATCCGTATCATATCGTGAACGTAATTTCCAACGACGAGCTGTACGGTTCCGATCCAAAGTTCATTGCTGAAGTGAACGAGCTTTGCTGCGACGTTTGTGATAAACTGTTACAGCAATTGAAGCAACTGCTCGACTCCAACGCGGTCCGGGCTCAGTCCAAGCTGGCGCTTGATCTGTTCGTGAAAATAATAACCGGTGCGGACTTGACCgtagaaaaaatgtttacgcTCACATACAATCTGTGGAATCTCGCAGTAAAGAACCGGAACGTACTCGAGCCAAATCAGTTG CAAAATGTTTTGTCTTACACGGAGCATCTGGCAACCGTTACAAAAGTCGAAACACAACATCAGTGTCTGTTGGTCCTGCtcgaaaaaatgaaatcacgAATGTAG
- the LOC131286318 gene encoding WD repeat-containing protein 3 yields MTQGKMGLTKQYLAYKPVSSFNIIASSRANISFISVNNVDGRYVVVAAAEKVIVWNMRIGEKVAEFTRDKQEVTFLRASPDHKHLAVGYSDGVVEMFSFESKQSVCSFAAHRSAVSALNFDLLGLKLASGGLDNDVVVSDVVAQTGKCRLTGHSAPITQVCFMQRYHDVIVTSSKDTQIKFWNVETHCCFKTIVDHRTEVWGIVLMRNDDFLVCGSADTQLSVYRIAPNTDESKPIQATEDQLLVEESTVSPFRCTAIGSIQRAGYGRTINLVADGNGQVLGCHGTDKQIELFYFAPVDEAVKKLTKRMKKLNAKKFNETETQPEVDVRQLSLTDEIKRLSPILTSDKVKSFDLLLGSRSELRICCTFLKNFIELFSLDMDVKKAEPVSLHSIHKQGHPSEARTVSFSSDNLAIASGSAESLKLWNRSSQTVLRTIDTSGYVVSTCFVPGDRHVLVGLKSGELLIVDIVAGEELERIEAHEKEVWSIVLTPDMHGCVTGGGDMTVKFWSFELIANPERPDLKVLSLLHKNTLKLEETVLCVRISSNGKYIAVALLDTTVKIFFLDSLKFYLSLYGHKLPVLTMDISYDSSLIVTGSADRTIKIWGMDFGDCHRSLLAHDNTVTALQFIPNTHMFFSCGKDGKLKQWDADNFQKIVTLPGHLGEAHALAISPNGKYVVSCGSDRTLRLFHRTDEPLVLQDVQEEEREELENATLATGEESAVPGLPGLQLPSKKTIGSEKGAENILECLEVSKQYEEEGAKGPLPPLMFAYSATNTDDFLLTVLSRIRASDLEESLLLLPFAAVCELLERIPKLTITRKDQTELICKVVLFLFRVHQKPIVSNQVLLPVIQKIIHTLQEAICELRDMIGMNFHASQMLQRELEENDGCVLFRDATKLRVQRDRRRKRREASKRILVNITK; encoded by the exons ATGACGCAAGGAAAAATGGGTTTAACGAAGCAGTACCTCGCGTATAAACCAGTGTCCAGCTTCAACATAATAGCGAGTAGCAGAGCAAACATTTCCTTCATCTCGGTCAATAACGTCGATGGTCGTTATGTTGTGGTGGCCGCCGCGGAAAAGGTTATCGTGTGGAACATGAG AATCGGCGAGAAGGTGGCTGAGTTTACCCGTGACAAACAGGAAGTCACTTTCCTTCGTGCTAGTCCGGATCACAAGCATCTGGCGGTAGGCTACTCGGATGGTGTGGTGGAGATGTTCAGCTTTGAAAGTAAGCAATCCGTTTGTAGTTTCGCCGCCCATCGTTCAGCGGTGAGTGCGTTAAACTTCGACCTACTCGGCTTGAAGCTCGCTTCTGGCGGCTTAGATAACGATGTCGTCGTGTCGGACGTGGTGGCACAAACCGGCAAATGTCGGCTTACCGGCCACTCGGCACCAATAACACAGGTGTGTTTTATGCAGCGTTATCATGATGTGATTGTGACCAGCTCGAAGGAcacacaaattaaattttggaaCGTCGAAACACACTGCTGCTTCAAAACCATCGTTGACCATCGAACGGAAGTGTGGGGTATAGTGCTAATGCGCAACGATGATTTCCTCGTGTGCGGTAGTGCCGATACACAGTTGTCGGTGTACAGGATTGCGCCCAACACGGATGAGTCGAAACCGATCCAAGCAACCGAGGACCAACTGCTTGTGGAAGAAAGCACCGTAAGTCCTTTCCGATGCACAGCAATCGGAAGCATTCAGCGGGCCGGCTACGGGCGTACGATAAACCTAGTGGCAGACGGAAACGGACAAGTGCTTGGATGCCATGGAACGGATAAACAGATTGAACTTTTCTATTTCGCTCCGGTGGATGAAGCCGTTAAGAAACTTACGAAGCGAATGAAAAAACTCAacgcaaagaaattcaacGAAACTGAAACGCAGCCGGAGGTAGATGTTAGGCAACTATCATTGACGGATGAAATTAAGCGTCTTTCACCAATCCTCACATCGGACAAAGTTAAATCATTCGATCTGCTTCTTGGCAGCCGAAGCGAGCTTCGCATCTGTTGTACGTTCCTGAAGAACTTTATCGAGCTGTTCTCACTCGATATGGACGTTAAAAAGGCGGAACCCGTTTCACTGCACTCCATACACAAGCAAGGTCATCCGTCGGAGGCACGAACCGTTTCATTCAGCTCAGACAATCTGGCCATCGCTTCGGGTAGTGCAGAGTCGCTAAAGCTTTGGAATCGTTCCTCGCAGACCGTGCTACGAACCATCGACACGAGCGGATACGTTGTGAGTACCTGTTTCGTGCCGGGCGATCGACACGTGCTTGTAGGTCTCAAGAGCGGCGAGCTACTGATCGTGGACATTGTAGCAGGCGAAGAACTGGAACGAATCGAAGCGCACGAGAAGGAGGTCTGGAGCATTGTACTGACACCAGATATGCACGGTTGCGTGACGGGCGGAGGGGATATGACGGTAAAATTCTGGTCCTTCGAGCTGATCGCCAATCCGGAACGGCCAGACTTGAAAGTCCTTTCTCTGCTGCATAAAAACACTCTCAAACTGGAAGAAACGGTTCTGTGCGTGAGGATATCGTCGAATGGAAAGTACATAGCCGTTGCCCTGCTCGACACTACGGTGAAGATTTTCTTTCTGGACAGCCTCAAATTCTACCTCTCGCTCTACGGGCACAAGCTGCCCGTACTGACGATGGACATTTCGTACGATTCATCCCTTATTGTCACGGGTTCGGCTGACCGAACGATTAAAATTTGGGGCATGGACTTTGGCGACTGTCATCGGTCGTTGTTGGCACACGATAATACCGTGACGGCGCTGCAGTTTATTCCCAACACACACATGTTCTTCTCCTGCGGCAAGGACGGCAAACTGAAACAATGGGACGCTGACAATTTCCAAAAGATCGTCACCCTTCCGGGGCATCTCGGAGAAGCGCACGCGTTGGCCATCAGTCCGAACGGCAAGTACGTCGTTAGTTGTGGCTCGGACCGAACCCTGCGTCTTTTCCATCGCACCGATGAACCACTGGTACTGCAGGACGTTCAGGAGGAGGAACGTGAGGAGCTTGAAAATGCCACCCTTGCAACGGGCGAGGAATCAGCTGTTCCGGGGTTGCCTGGTTTGCAGCTTCCCTCCAAGAAAACGATTGGCTCGGAAAAAGGCGCAGAAAACATTCTCGAATGTTTGGAGGTTAGCAAACAGTACGAGGAGGAGGGAGCTAAGGGACCACTTCCGCCGCTTATGTTTGCCTATTCGGCCACCAACACGGATGACTTCCTGCTGACCGTTCTATCGCGCATTCGTGCCAGCGACCTGGAAGAATCCCTTCTGCTCCTGCCTTTCGCAGCTGTCTGTGAGCTGCTGGAACGGATACCGAAACTAACGATCACTCGCAAGGACCAAACGGAACTGATCTGCAAGgtggttctgtttttgttcCGCGTGCATCAGAAACCGATTGTCAGCAATCAGGTGTTACTGCCTGTGATACAGAAGATTATTCACACACTACAAGAGGCAATCTGTGAGTTGCGCGATATGATTGGTATGAATTTCCACGCCTCTCAGATGCTCCAGCGGGAACTGGAAGAAAATGATGGCTGCGTGCTGTTCCGTGATGCAACCAAGTTACGTGTACAGCGTGATCGTCGCCGCAAACGACGAGAAGCTTCCAAAAGGATCCTTGTTAATATAACAAAATAG
- the LOC131287226 gene encoding pre-mRNA-splicing factor 38, whose product MANRTVKDAKNVHGTNPQYLIEKIIRSRIYDSKYWKEQCFALTAELLVDKAMELRFVGGVFGGNIKPTPFLCLTLKMLQIQPEKDIVVEFIKNEEFKYVRALGAFYLRLTGSSLDCYKYLEPLYNDNRKLRKQNRMGAYELTHMDEFIDELLREERVCDIILPRIQKRHVLEENNELESKVSALEDDLDEEMPSEDEAPEEVPSPPLMKEKKIEVIKVKGGSKRTERSVSRERQPDRYRGHDAGNYRDREYDREKERDRDRNRERERSDRDRYREPADRRDRRDPYAERERFKERDARERERERHRRHERQEERERERRRDRDRDDRDREYDDRSRGHDRDRRRR is encoded by the exons ATGGCGAATCGAACAGTGAAGGATGCCAAAAATGTGCACGGCACCAACCCACAATATTTGATCGAGAAAATCATTCGGTCCCGTATTTACGACTCCAAGTACTGGAAGGAACAATGTTTCGCGTTAACAGCCGAACTTTTAGTCGACAAGGCAATGGAATTACGATTCGTTGGTGGAGTGTTTGGAGGCAACATAAAGCCAACACCTTTTCTCTGTCTGAcgctcaagatgctacaaattCAACCCGAGAAAGACATTGTTGTCGAGTTCATCAAGAATGAAGAATTTAAATACGTTCGCGCGTTAGGTGCGTTTTATCTACGCCTCACTGGATCATCGCTTGATTGCTACAAATATCTCGAGCCACTTTACAACGACAATCGAAAGTTGAGGAAACAAAATCGTATGGGCGCCTACGAACTGACTCACATGGACGAGTTCATCGACGAGCTGCTGCGGGAGGAGCGCGTCTGCGATATTATCCTGCCACGCATTCAAAAACGGCATGTCCTAGAGGAGAATAACGAGCTAGAGTCGAAGGTATCCGCTTTGGAGGACGATCTGGATGAAGAAATGCCTAGCGAGGATGAGGCACCGGAAGAAGTCCCCTCACCCCCActaatgaaggaaaaaaagattgaagtGATAAAAGTCAAAG GTGGGAGCAAAAGAACCGAGCGATCTGTTTCGCGTGAACGGCAACCGGATCGTTACCGCGGCCACGACGCAGGTAACTATCGAGATCGGGAGTACGATCGAGAAAAGGAACGAGATCGTGATCGCAATCGAGAACGTGAACGTTCCGACCGAGATCGATACAGAGAGCCAGCGGACAGACGGGATAGACGAGA TCCTTATGCAGAGCGAGAGCGCTTCAAAGAGCGAGATGCACGTGAACGGGAACGAGAACGGCATCGACGTCATGAGCGACAAGAAGAACGCGAACGAGAAAGGCGCCGTGACCGGGACCGTGACGATCGAGACCGTGAATATGATGATCGTTCCCGGGGTCACGACCGGGATCGAAGACGACGATGA